From a single Sediminibacterium sp. KACHI17 genomic region:
- a CDS encoding FKBP-type peptidyl-prolyl cis-trans isomerase yields the protein MKLFMLLISGMLSLGVIAQKTTSPKSSPTSAPVKLSNINDSIQYAIGAFVAQWINNNGFIISNPALYIKGMDDVFQNKPRLIPDSVVPVMITAYQQVTQKDRSLKLEQQLFTNIKQRPGLGILPNGVHYFILKSAQGQRPLPTDTVTIQLRGTLADGTVFEDTYRKSPVKITPAEMVPGVSEALQMMPVGSKWQIYVPAMLAYADKGTAVIPPNSALVLEIELLNITSPKKE from the coding sequence ATGAAATTATTTATGCTTTTAATTAGCGGAATGTTGTCTTTGGGTGTTATTGCCCAAAAAACAACATCTCCCAAATCTTCCCCCACATCAGCGCCCGTTAAACTGAGTAATATCAATGATTCCATACAATATGCCATTGGCGCATTTGTTGCACAATGGATCAATAACAATGGGTTCATCATTAGTAATCCTGCACTCTATATCAAAGGCATGGATGATGTCTTTCAAAATAAACCCCGATTAATTCCGGATTCTGTAGTTCCGGTGATGATCACAGCTTATCAGCAGGTAACCCAAAAAGATCGTTCTTTGAAATTGGAACAGCAACTGTTTACCAATATCAAACAAAGACCGGGTTTGGGAATCCTGCCAAATGGCGTTCACTATTTTATTTTGAAATCTGCACAGGGACAAAGACCATTGCCTACTGACACGGTTACCATTCAGTTGAGAGGAACCTTGGCAGATGGTACCGTATTTGAAGACACGTATCGTAAATCACCGGTGAAGATCACACCTGCTGAAATGGTGCCTGGCGTAAGTGAAGCTTTACAAATGATGCCAGTAGGATCTAAATGGCAAATCTATGTACCGGCCATGTTGGCTTATGCTGATAAAGGAACAGCCGTGATACCGCCAAATAGTGCATTGGTGCTGGAGATTGAATTATTAAACATCACGAGTCCTAAAAAAGAGTGA
- a CDS encoding FKBP-type peptidyl-prolyl cis-trans isomerase, translating into MKKLLFIILSAGMSVTMYAQTKTPAQLAKEKADADTLQYALGVYMVKSLQKNGVIISNPAMFQKAVDDVLTKKKLMISEGSAESRINNFQNAINSEKGLMMEQMLFAELNKQSGIVRMPSGVNYAVVTKGTGRNPEPEDTVLINIVGKLPDGTVFIDSDKNKQSFLILVKDLVLGLQDAVLRMKEGSVWRVFVPAALGFGASGNGSTVPPYTPLVYDIGLISVRPAKAK; encoded by the coding sequence ATGAAAAAGTTATTATTTATTATTCTCTCCGCTGGGATGAGTGTAACCATGTATGCTCAAACCAAAACACCTGCACAACTTGCGAAAGAAAAAGCAGATGCTGATACACTTCAATATGCATTGGGTGTTTATATGGTGAAATCACTGCAAAAAAATGGCGTGATTATTTCCAACCCTGCTATGTTCCAAAAAGCAGTGGATGATGTGTTGACCAAGAAGAAACTCATGATCAGTGAAGGAAGTGCTGAATCCAGAATCAATAATTTTCAAAATGCGATTAATTCTGAAAAAGGATTGATGATGGAGCAAATGCTCTTTGCAGAATTGAATAAACAATCAGGAATTGTTCGTATGCCAAGCGGTGTTAACTATGCAGTAGTAACGAAAGGCACAGGAAGAAATCCTGAACCAGAAGATACCGTGCTCATCAATATCGTTGGTAAGTTACCGGATGGCACTGTATTTATTGATTCAGATAAGAACAAACAATCTTTTCTGATCCTGGTAAAAGACCTCGTTTTAGGTTTACAAGATGCTGTTCTAAGAATGAAAGAAGGTTCTGTATGGCGTGTATTCGTTCCGGCGGCATTGGGTTTTGGTGCATCGGGTAATGGTTCTACCGTTCCTCCCTATACTCCATTGGTATATGATATCGGATTGATCTCGGTTCGTCCGGCCAAGGCTAAATAA
- the fusA gene encoding elongation factor G: MADLKFQRNFGIAAHIDAGKTTTTERILRYTGMIHKIGEVHDGAATTDWMEQEKERGITITSAAVSCQWNFPTVKGKADANTKKYYFNIIDTPGHVDFTVEVERSMRVLDGLIALFSAVDGVEPQSETVWRQANRYKVPRIGFVNKMDRSGADFLNVVNQVKEMLGAKAVPLQLPIGAEDNFKGVVDLIKMKGIIWHMETEGMTFDEIDVPADMKEDVEFWRQNLIEAVAEYDDTLMEKFFDDPNSISEDEVHEAIRKACIDLSIVPMMCGSSFKNKGVQTALDAVCRYLPSPVDIEATVGTDPDTGETITRKPDPKEPFAALAFKIMTDPFVGRLAFFRCYSGHLDAGSYVLNVRSGKKERISRIMKMFANKQNPIDFIEAGDIGAAVGFKEIKTGDTLCDENHPITLENMFIPEPVIAIAVEPKTQADVDKMGMAIAKLVEEDPTLRVNTDEDTGQTILRGMGELHLEIIVDRMRREFKVEVNQGAPQVAYKESFGTTIEHREVLKKQSGGRGKFADIQFSIGPADEEWLKENEGKNFQFVNDIFGGSIPKEFIPAIQKGFETAMTTGVLAGYPVNNMKVRVFDGSYHDVDSDSMSFELCAKSGFREAGRKAKPTLLEPIMKVEVLTPDQYMGDVTGDLNRRRGMLEGMDSRANLQVIKAKVPLSEMFGYVTQLRSLSSGRATSTMEFSHYSPAPNNIAEEVMAKNKGKVKIEE; encoded by the coding sequence ATGGCTGACTTGAAATTTCAACGCAACTTTGGTATTGCCGCACACATCGATGCAGGTAAAACCACTACTACCGAGCGTATCCTGCGCTACACCGGTATGATTCACAAAATTGGTGAGGTACATGATGGTGCCGCTACAACTGACTGGATGGAGCAGGAAAAAGAAAGAGGTATCACTATTACTTCTGCTGCTGTAAGCTGTCAGTGGAATTTCCCTACTGTAAAGGGTAAAGCTGATGCCAATACCAAAAAATATTATTTCAATATCATCGATACTCCGGGTCACGTAGACTTTACTGTTGAGGTAGAGCGTTCTATGCGTGTACTGGATGGACTGATCGCCCTGTTTTCTGCTGTGGATGGCGTTGAGCCCCAGTCTGAAACAGTTTGGCGTCAGGCAAACCGTTACAAAGTTCCACGTATCGGTTTCGTAAACAAAATGGACCGTTCTGGTGCTGACTTCCTGAACGTAGTGAATCAGGTGAAGGAAATGCTGGGTGCTAAAGCTGTGCCTTTGCAATTGCCTATCGGAGCAGAAGATAATTTTAAAGGTGTAGTTGACCTGATCAAAATGAAAGGGATCATCTGGCACATGGAAACAGAGGGAATGACTTTCGATGAGATCGATGTTCCTGCTGATATGAAAGAAGATGTAGAATTCTGGAGACAGAATCTGATCGAAGCAGTAGCTGAATATGATGATACATTGATGGAGAAATTCTTCGATGATCCAAACAGCATTTCTGAAGATGAAGTACATGAAGCGATTCGTAAAGCTTGTATCGATCTGAGCATCGTTCCAATGATGTGCGGTTCTTCATTTAAGAACAAGGGTGTACAAACAGCACTGGATGCAGTTTGTCGTTACCTGCCTTCTCCTGTTGATATCGAAGCTACTGTAGGTACAGATCCTGATACAGGAGAAACCATTACCCGTAAGCCGGATCCAAAAGAACCATTTGCGGCATTGGCTTTCAAGATTATGACCGATCCTTTCGTAGGTCGTCTGGCATTCTTCCGTTGTTATAGCGGTCACCTCGACGCCGGTTCTTATGTATTGAACGTAAGAAGTGGTAAGAAAGAGCGTATCAGCCGTATCATGAAGATGTTCGCCAATAAGCAAAATCCGATCGACTTCATCGAAGCAGGTGATATCGGAGCTGCAGTAGGTTTCAAAGAAATTAAAACCGGTGATACCCTTTGTGATGAAAATCATCCGATCACACTCGAAAACATGTTCATCCCTGAGCCTGTGATCGCGATCGCTGTTGAGCCTAAAACACAGGCAGACGTTGATAAGATGGGTATGGCTATCGCTAAATTGGTAGAAGAAGATCCAACATTGCGTGTAAATACGGATGAAGATACAGGTCAAACCATCCTGCGTGGTATGGGTGAATTGCACCTTGAGATCATCGTAGACCGTATGCGTCGTGAATTTAAAGTAGAAGTAAACCAGGGTGCGCCTCAGGTTGCTTATAAAGAATCATTCGGAACTACTATTGAGCACCGTGAAGTACTGAAGAAGCAGTCAGGTGGTCGCGGTAAATTCGCGGATATTCAATTCTCAATCGGTCCGGCTGATGAAGAGTGGCTGAAAGAAAATGAAGGAAAGAACTTCCAGTTCGTAAACGATATCTTCGGAGGATCTATCCCTAAGGAATTCATCCCTGCTATTCAGAAAGGTTTTGAAACTGCAATGACTACAGGTGTTCTTGCTGGTTATCCAGTGAACAACATGAAGGTTCGTGTATTCGACGGTAGCTATCATGATGTGGATTCTGATTCAATGTCATTTGAATTGTGCGCGAAGTCTGGTTTCCGTGAAGCTGGTCGTAAGGCTAAGCCAACATTACTTGAGCCGATCATGAAAGTAGAAGTGTTGACTCCGGATCAATACATGGGTGATGTAACCGGTGACTTGAACCGTCGTCGTGGTATGCTGGAAGGTATGGACAGCCGTGCTAACCTGCAGGTGATCAAGGCGAAAGTTCCATTGAGTGAAATGTTTGGTTATGTAACTCAATTGCGTTCATTGTCTTCTGGTCGTGCAACTTCAACCATGGAGTTCTCTCACTATTCTCCTGCACCAAACAATATTGCAGAAGAAGTGATGGCGAAGAACAAAGGAAAAGTAAAGATCGAGGAATAA
- a CDS encoding O-antigen ligase family protein, whose translation MARKKNNHTAPEKQIVDNKLHTNNKNINKNSFIPLLILGLYMAVHFITNVNAIDVMGPQWLYVSLLDILVVIYIWARKDLYQEAVITIFKQGYTKLYLSLFVLAGLSIFFAMNQVEAWVCYVRFIVTVVAFFNIAVLFFNDQDLFRLLSRSLATILLIESIQYFNKFFDGITETSIGALINSLNGNTGNKNIFAASLVIKIPFVLYALYRAKLAERIFHILALTLGIATIFMASARASYVSLFLVSIIFLVFLIFEFRKYKKVDQLLLQCAYLLLPLLSAFFITQAINTQVSTLQEANSGRYGSVIGNISSIALTNDASSYRFKLWEHAFDYIAEHPLMGCGYGNWKLASIPYEKEYIDDLNVPAHAHNDFLEHAAELGILGGLLYLSLYVCLFFFTIKTLRSRASENTKQIALFSFMALIVYAVDAALNFPIERAIMQVFFACVTAINLGSYIQALQETKDPNTVVPKKDITLAHPLYGIITILLLLPATYITYLTYISLKGQLRVVPDLKNEPMTISLAEVKTLFPPIPNLTSSSQPIEAILGRYHSENKQYDEALRLLRKSIPYNPHIYYSQFLMANVFFMTNQMDSAKYYAELAYYNKPRANTYYQTLVAVHAKRRDTAGVAKAFRTYTKYRNEPFAWNLYLMGLLNAQQRATPELVKLADSALTLFDPKGSKPANETDYANLLKRKQEITNNLNFTGTVGSNPEETAATLQRATQIYNEGVAAFAKQDYKTAAAKFVRAAEINAFNYAIYENAGVSFFNMKQYRRAIYYFDKVIALKITNDGKSEFFKGVSHINLGEKEIGCQTLQIAKSKNYSDANNIIAQYCNK comes from the coding sequence ATGGCCAGGAAGAAAAACAACCACACTGCTCCTGAGAAGCAAATAGTTGATAATAAGTTACATACAAATAATAAAAATATTAATAAAAATTCCTTTATTCCATTACTGATTCTTGGGCTGTATATGGCAGTTCATTTTATCACCAATGTGAATGCCATAGATGTTATGGGGCCACAATGGCTTTATGTATCCTTATTGGATATTCTTGTGGTCATTTATATCTGGGCGAGGAAAGATCTCTATCAAGAAGCGGTGATCACCATTTTCAAACAAGGCTATACCAAGCTCTACCTATCGCTTTTTGTTCTGGCAGGATTATCCATCTTCTTTGCAATGAATCAAGTGGAAGCATGGGTATGTTATGTGAGGTTTATTGTAACGGTTGTTGCCTTTTTTAATATTGCTGTTTTATTTTTCAATGACCAGGATCTCTTCAGACTCTTATCCAGATCACTGGCAACTATTTTATTGATCGAGTCAATACAATACTTCAATAAATTTTTTGATGGCATAACTGAAACCTCCATTGGCGCTTTGATCAATTCACTCAATGGTAATACCGGCAACAAAAACATTTTTGCAGCGAGCTTGGTCATCAAAATTCCTTTTGTGCTCTATGCGCTTTACCGAGCCAAACTAGCAGAAAGGATCTTTCATATTCTCGCTCTCACTTTAGGCATTGCTACCATTTTTATGGCCAGTGCCCGCGCTTCTTATGTGAGTTTGTTTTTGGTATCGATCATTTTCCTTGTCTTTTTAATTTTTGAATTCAGAAAATACAAAAAGGTCGATCAACTATTACTTCAATGCGCCTACTTGTTACTGCCACTCTTATCTGCCTTTTTTATTACGCAAGCTATCAATACCCAAGTATCAACATTACAAGAGGCAAATAGTGGTCGCTATGGTAGCGTTATAGGCAATATCAGTTCCATCGCTTTAACCAATGACGCTTCCAGCTATCGCTTTAAACTATGGGAACATGCTTTTGACTATATCGCTGAGCATCCATTGATGGGTTGTGGATATGGCAACTGGAAACTGGCCTCCATACCCTACGAAAAAGAATATATCGATGACCTGAATGTACCGGCACATGCGCATAACGACTTTCTAGAACATGCTGCTGAGCTGGGTATACTGGGAGGATTATTGTACCTGTCGCTGTATGTATGTTTATTCTTTTTTACCATCAAGACCTTACGATCCAGGGCTTCCGAAAACACAAAACAGATCGCTTTATTTTCCTTTATGGCATTGATCGTTTATGCGGTTGATGCTGCCTTGAATTTTCCTATTGAAAGAGCCATCATGCAAGTATTCTTTGCATGTGTAACAGCCATCAATTTAGGTTCCTACATTCAAGCTTTACAAGAAACAAAAGACCCGAATACTGTAGTACCTAAAAAAGATATTACCCTTGCACATCCATTGTATGGCATAATCACAATACTACTGTTATTACCTGCGACCTACATCACCTATCTCACCTACATTTCATTGAAAGGACAACTTCGAGTAGTTCCTGATCTGAAAAATGAGCCAATGACCATTTCGCTTGCAGAAGTAAAGACCTTATTCCCTCCTATTCCGAATCTTACTTCTTCTTCTCAACCCATAGAAGCAATTTTAGGAAGATATCATTCAGAGAATAAACAGTATGATGAAGCACTTCGTTTACTCAGAAAATCCATTCCCTATAATCCGCATATTTATTACAGTCAGTTTTTGATGGCCAATGTATTTTTCATGACCAACCAAATGGATAGTGCCAAATACTATGCAGAGCTTGCCTACTATAATAAGCCCAGGGCCAATACCTATTATCAAACGCTGGTAGCTGTGCATGCCAAACGCAGAGATACTGCAGGAGTAGCCAAAGCATTTAGAACCTATACAAAATATCGCAATGAGCCTTTTGCATGGAATTTGTATTTGATGGGACTTCTCAATGCACAACAAAGAGCTACGCCTGAATTAGTGAAACTCGCTGACAGTGCATTAACACTTTTTGATCCCAAAGGAAGCAAACCTGCCAATGAAACGGATTATGCGAATTTGCTCAAAAGAAAACAAGAGATCACAAACAATTTGAATTTCACAGGCACCGTTGGTAGTAATCCGGAAGAAACAGCCGCAACTTTACAAAGAGCAACGCAGATCTATAATGAAGGGGTGGCCGCTTTCGCCAAACAAGACTACAAAACTGCGGCTGCAAAATTTGTTCGCGCTGCTGAGATCAATGCATTCAACTATGCTATTTACGAGAATGCCGGTGTCAGCTTTTTTAATATGAAACAATACCGAAGAGCGATCTACTATTTCGATAAAGTGATCGCCTTAAAAATCACCAATGATGGTAAATCTGAATTCTTCAAAGGTGTGAGTCATATCAATCTCGGTGAAAAAGAGATCGGTTGTCAAACATTACAAATTGCTAAATCAAAAAATTACAGTGACGCGAATAATATTATTGCGCAGTATTGTAATAAGTGA
- the rpsJ gene encoding 30S ribosomal protein S10 has product MSQRIRIKLQSYDHNLVDKSAEKIVKTVRSTGAVVTGPIPLPTHKRIFTVLRSPHVNKKSREQFQLATHKRLLDIYTSSSRTVDALSKLDLPSGVEVEIKA; this is encoded by the coding sequence ATGTCTCAACGTATCAGAATCAAATTACAATCTTACGATCACAATCTGGTAGATAAATCTGCTGAGAAAATCGTAAAAACAGTGCGCAGCACTGGTGCCGTAGTAACTGGTCCAATTCCCTTGCCTACACACAAGAGAATTTTCACTGTACTGCGTTCACCACACGTGAATAAGAAGAGTCGTGAGCAGTTTCAACTGGCTACTCACAAGCGTTTGTTGGATATCTACACTTCTTCTTCAAGAACTGTAGATGCACTGAGCAAACTGGATCTGCCTTCTGGTGTTGAGGTTGAGATCAAGGCGTAA
- the rplC gene encoding 50S ribosomal protein L3, with the protein MKGIIGKKIGMTSIFSADGKQTACTIIEAGPCTVTQVKTQETDGYTALQLAFGDKKEKHSTKAELNHFAKAQTAAKKFVKEFRNYSIEKALGETVTVDIFAEGESVEVVGTTKGKGFQGVVKRHGFSGVGEQSHGQHDRQRAPGSIGGSSYPSRVFKGMRMAGRMGGDRVKMKGLKVVKIFPEKNYILISGSVPGHNGSIVLIQK; encoded by the coding sequence ATGAAAGGTATTATTGGTAAAAAAATCGGGATGACCAGCATCTTCTCGGCAGATGGTAAGCAAACAGCTTGCACCATCATCGAAGCTGGTCCATGTACCGTAACACAGGTGAAGACCCAGGAGACTGATGGTTACACCGCACTTCAATTGGCATTTGGCGACAAAAAAGAAAAGCACTCCACTAAAGCCGAGCTGAATCACTTCGCAAAAGCTCAAACAGCCGCCAAAAAATTCGTAAAAGAATTCCGCAACTATTCCATAGAGAAAGCATTGGGAGAAACTGTTACTGTAGACATTTTCGCTGAAGGCGAAAGCGTTGAAGTAGTTGGTACTACCAAGGGTAAGGGTTTCCAGGGTGTTGTAAAACGTCATGGTTTCTCTGGTGTGGGTGAACAGTCTCACGGTCAGCACGATCGTCAGCGTGCACCAGGTTCTATTGGTGGTTCTTCTTATCCTTCACGTGTATTCAAGGGCATGAGAATGGCCGGACGTATGGGTGGTGACAGAGTAAAAATGAAGGGATTGAAAGTAGTGAAGATCTTCCCTGAAAAGAACTATATCCTGATCAGCGGTTCTGTTCCTGGTCATAACGGTTCAATCGTTTTAATCCAGAAGTAA
- the rplD gene encoding 50S ribosomal protein L4, with the protein MQVDVLNIKGQKTGRTVELPAEVFGIEPNDHVIYLAVKQYLAAGRQGTHKVKTRAEVKGASRKLHKQKGTGGSRKGNIRNPLYKGGGTIFGPKPHAYDFKLNRKVKDLAKISALSYKAKESAIVVVEDIQMDAPKTKQLVEVMKNLNIADKKTLVVLPEYNDNLYLSTRNVPNVASTLLADINTYEIMNADVLVITENTAKIFAEEEAVA; encoded by the coding sequence ATGCAAGTAGATGTATTAAATATAAAAGGACAGAAGACCGGCAGAACGGTTGAATTACCGGCTGAGGTTTTCGGTATCGAGCCAAATGATCATGTGATCTATCTGGCTGTAAAACAGTACCTGGCTGCAGGACGTCAGGGTACACACAAAGTAAAAACCCGTGCGGAAGTAAAAGGTGCTAGCCGTAAGCTGCATAAGCAAAAAGGAACCGGTGGTTCTCGTAAAGGTAATATCCGTAACCCTTTGTATAAGGGTGGTGGTACCATCTTCGGACCAAAGCCTCACGCTTACGATTTCAAATTGAACCGTAAGGTGAAAGATCTCGCTAAAATCTCTGCACTGAGCTATAAAGCAAAAGAAAGCGCGATCGTAGTAGTAGAAGATATTCAGATGGATGCACCTAAAACCAAGCAATTGGTTGAAGTGATGAAGAACCTGAACATCGCAGATAAAAAGACACTGGTTGTATTACCTGAGTACAATGATAATCTGTACCTGAGTACTCGTAACGTGCCAAATGTTGCCAGCACTTTATTGGCAGACATCAACACTTATGAGATCATGAATGCAGATGTACTCGTAATCACAGAAAACACCGCCAAGATCTTCGCAGAAGAGGAGGCAGTAGCTTAA
- the rplW gene encoding 50S ribosomal protein L23 yields MKLSEVLVKPILTEKANAQQEKLRRYAFKVNRKANKLEIKKAVEEFYGVNVIDVNTAVAPGKNKTRYTKAGFIQGAKPAYKKAFVTVAEGETIDLYANI; encoded by the coding sequence ATGAAACTGAGTGAAGTATTAGTAAAGCCTATTTTAACTGAGAAAGCAAATGCTCAACAAGAAAAGTTGAGAAGATACGCTTTCAAAGTAAATCGTAAGGCGAACAAACTCGAGATCAAAAAAGCAGTAGAAGAATTTTATGGTGTGAATGTGATCGATGTGAACACTGCTGTTGCTCCTGGTAAAAACAAAACCCGCTACACAAAAGCTGGTTTTATTCAAGGTGCGAAACCTGCTTATAAAAAAGCATTCGTAACCGTAGCTGAAGGAGAAACGATTGATCTGTACGCTAACATTTAA
- the rplB gene encoding 50S ribosomal protein L2, whose protein sequence is MALKKYKPMTAGTRWRIGNAYAEITTNKPEKSLLEPQKKTAGRNSQGRRAMRYMGGGSKQHYRIIDFKRNKRDIAATVVSIEYDPNRTAFIALVQYTDGEKRYIIAPQGIQVGANIIAGDEVAPEIGNALMMKNMPLGTMIHNIELQPGQGGKMVRSAGASAQLANKEEKYAVLKMPSGELRKVLINCYATVGVVSNSDHNLETAGKAGKNRWKGIRPRVRGVAMNPVDHPMGGGEGKASGGHPRSRTGKYAKGEKTRTKGKGSDKLIIQRRDGKKLAK, encoded by the coding sequence ATGGCACTGAAGAAGTACAAACCGATGACCGCAGGAACGCGCTGGAGAATCGGAAATGCTTATGCTGAGATCACTACTAACAAGCCTGAAAAGAGCTTGTTGGAGCCGCAAAAGAAAACTGCAGGACGTAACTCACAGGGTCGTCGTGCAATGCGTTATATGGGTGGTGGTAGCAAGCAACATTATCGTATCATCGATTTCAAAAGAAACAAGAGAGATATTGCTGCAACAGTAGTATCTATCGAATACGATCCGAACCGTACTGCGTTCATCGCATTGGTTCAATACACTGACGGAGAGAAAAGATACATCATCGCTCCTCAGGGAATTCAGGTGGGTGCAAACATCATCGCTGGTGATGAAGTAGCTCCTGAGATCGGAAATGCTTTGATGATGAAGAATATGCCACTGGGTACTATGATTCACAACATTGAATTACAGCCCGGACAAGGTGGTAAAATGGTAAGAAGTGCTGGTGCATCTGCACAGTTGGCGAACAAAGAAGAGAAATACGCAGTATTGAAAATGCCTTCTGGCGAATTGCGTAAGGTATTGATCAACTGTTATGCTACTGTAGGTGTGGTTTCTAATAGCGACCATAACCTTGAAACAGCAGGTAAAGCTGGTAAGAATCGTTGGAAAGGTATCCGTCCACGTGTACGTGGTGTTGCGATGAACCCGGTTGATCACCCAATGGGTGGTGGTGAAGGTAAAGCTTCAGGTGGTCACCCACGTAGCAGAACCGGTAAGTATGCAAAAGGTGAGAAAACACGTACAAAAGGAAAGGGCAGTGATAAACTGATCATCCAAAGAAGAGACGGTAAAAAATTAGCAAAATAA
- the rpsS gene encoding 30S ribosomal protein S19: protein MGRSIKKGPYVDANLEGKVEGMNEGKTKKGVIKTWSRRSTITPDFVGHTFAVHNGNKFIPVYVTEFMVGHKLGEFAPTRNFRGHAGTKK from the coding sequence ATGGGTCGTTCGATTAAAAAAGGTCCTTACGTTGATGCCAACTTAGAAGGTAAAGTTGAAGGTATGAATGAGGGTAAAACCAAGAAAGGTGTTATCAAAACTTGGAGCCGTCGCAGTACCATCACTCCTGATTTTGTTGGACACACTTTTGCAGTGCACAACGGAAATAAGTTCATCCCTGTTTATGTAACCGAATTCATGGTAGGTCACAAACTTGGTGAATTTGCTCCAACCCGCAACTTCAGAGGACACGCAGGAACTAAAAAGTAA
- the rplV gene encoding 50S ribosomal protein L22: protein MEAVAKLNNYPTGPRKMRLLADVIRGMEVEKALAILEHHPQHNAVPLAKLLKSAISNWEQKNNGASAADSSLVVKTVFVDGGRVLKRMRPAPQGRGYRVRKRSNHVTLIVDSKN, encoded by the coding sequence ATGGAAGCAGTAGCTAAACTGAACAATTATCCTACAGGGCCACGCAAAATGCGTTTGCTGGCTGATGTGATCCGTGGTATGGAGGTAGAGAAGGCATTGGCTATTCTCGAGCACCACCCACAGCACAATGCAGTGCCTTTGGCAAAATTGCTGAAGAGTGCCATCAGCAACTGGGAGCAAAAAAATAATGGCGCCAGTGCTGCAGACAGCAGTCTGGTGGTAAAAACTGTATTCGTTGACGGAGGTCGTGTACTGAAGCGTATGCGCCCTGCACCTCAAGGCCGTGGCTACAGGGTACGTAAGCGCAGTAACCATGTAACATTAATCGTAGATTCTAAAAACTAA
- the rpsC gene encoding 30S ribosomal protein S3: MGQKANPIGNRLGIIRGWESNWYGSKKDYATKLIEDHKIRTYLNARINKGGIAKIVIERTLGKLIVTIHTSKPGIIIGKGGGEVDRIKEELKKLTGKEDVQINILEIRRPELDANIVGDTIARQIENRINFKRATKMAIASTLRMGAEGIKIKLSGRLGGAEIARSEEFKQGRVPLHTFRMDIDYANVYAQTVYGKIGIKVWICKGEVLGKRELNPNFVGGKNDMSERRGGEERSGGRGDRRDDRGGRGGDRRDNRGGGGRDRR, translated from the coding sequence ATGGGTCAGAAAGCAAATCCAATTGGTAACAGGTTAGGTATCATCCGCGGATGGGAAAGTAACTGGTATGGTAGTAAGAAAGACTATGCTACCAAGTTAATCGAGGATCATAAGATCCGTACTTACCTGAACGCCCGTATCAACAAGGGCGGTATTGCCAAAATTGTAATAGAGCGTACCCTGGGTAAGCTGATCGTTACAATCCACACCTCTAAACCAGGTATCATCATCGGTAAAGGTGGTGGAGAAGTAGACCGTATCAAAGAAGAGTTGAAAAAATTAACCGGTAAGGAAGATGTACAGATCAACATTCTGGAGATCCGTCGTCCTGAACTGGATGCAAATATTGTAGGAGATACCATCGCTCGTCAGATCGAGAACCGTATCAACTTCAAGCGTGCTACTAAGATGGCGATCGCTTCTACACTCAGAATGGGTGCTGAAGGTATCAAGATCAAATTGAGTGGTCGTTTGGGTGGTGCTGAGATCGCTCGTAGCGAAGAGTTCAAACAGGGTCGTGTGCCTTTGCATACTTTCCGTATGGACATCGACTATGCGAATGTGTATGCTCAAACCGTTTACGGTAAGATCGGTATCAAAGTATGGATCTGTAAAGGTGAAGTACTTGGAAAGCGCGAACTGAATCCAAACTTCGTAGGTGGTAAGAATGATATGAGTGAGAGAAGAGGTGGTGAAGAAAGAAGCGGCGGACGCGGAGACAGAAGAGATGATCGCGGCGGTCGTGGTGGAGATAGAAGAGATAACCGCGGCGGAGGCGGAAGAGACAGAAGATAA